Proteins from a genomic interval of Rhodococcoides fascians A25f:
- the nadC gene encoding carboxylating nicotinate-nucleotide diphosphorylase, translating into MSEISTEVNPGVDRAEVLALIRTALDEDLRYGPDITTTATVSEDAVATASVVSRQFGTIAGLDVGLLVLDEVIGHEGYSIVHRVEDGANVEPGQAVLTVQAPTRGLLTAERTMLNIVCHLSGIATATAGWVAEVADTECKIRDSRKTLPGMRSLQKYAVRAGGGVNHRMGLGDAALIKDNHVAAAGSVVAALNAVRAAAPNIACEVEVDSLEQLDQVLAENVELVLLDNFALWQTQMAVQRRDKFAPETKLESSGGLTVDVARDYARTGVDFLAVGGLTHSVTVLDLGLDM; encoded by the coding sequence ATGTCCGAAATCTCGACCGAGGTGAACCCGGGTGTCGACCGAGCGGAGGTGCTCGCACTGATCCGGACGGCGCTGGACGAGGACTTGCGGTACGGGCCCGACATCACCACCACGGCAACGGTTTCCGAGGACGCGGTGGCGACGGCCTCGGTCGTGTCACGCCAGTTCGGCACGATCGCGGGCCTCGACGTCGGCCTTCTGGTTCTCGACGAGGTGATCGGTCACGAGGGGTATTCCATCGTGCATCGCGTCGAGGACGGGGCGAATGTGGAACCAGGACAGGCCGTTCTGACGGTTCAGGCCCCGACTCGAGGGTTGCTCACGGCCGAGCGCACGATGCTCAACATCGTGTGCCATCTCTCGGGGATCGCCACCGCGACTGCCGGCTGGGTCGCCGAGGTTGCAGACACCGAGTGCAAGATTCGAGACAGTCGAAAGACGTTGCCGGGCATGCGTTCGTTGCAGAAGTACGCGGTGCGCGCCGGCGGTGGCGTCAATCATCGAATGGGGTTGGGCGATGCTGCGCTCATCAAGGACAATCACGTTGCGGCTGCCGGTTCGGTCGTCGCTGCGTTGAACGCGGTGCGGGCCGCTGCACCGAACATCGCCTGTGAAGTGGAGGTCGACAGCCTCGAACAACTCGACCAGGTGCTTGCAGAGAACGTCGAACTCGTTCTGCTGGACAACTTTGCGCTGTGGCAGACACAGATGGCGGTCCAGCGTCGTGACAAGTTCGCTCCCGAGACCAAGCTGGAATCCTCGGGTGGGTTGACGGTCGACGTGGCACGGGATTACGCGCGGACGGGGGTCGACTTTCTTGCCGTGGGCGGTCTGACACACTCGGTGACAGTGCTCGATCTCGGTCTGGACATGTAG
- a CDS encoding NUDIX hydrolase, with amino-acid sequence MIHRSTVHEVLIAVFQVRFFSDPDSPELAVLLWQRALDPEVGTWSLPGGTLRDDENLAASARRQLAEKVDVRSVAHLEQLSIFSEPDRVPGDRRIASTFLGLVPISAEPTLPSDTAWHPVSALPDMSFDHGTVVAHARHRLVAKLSYTNIGFALAPVDFAISSLREIYGAALGYQVDATNLQRVLSRRGVIEPTGRRAPSGKAGGRPPALFRFADNSIRVTDEFAALRPPQA; translated from the coding sequence ATGATTCATCGTAGCACCGTCCACGAAGTACTCATCGCGGTGTTCCAAGTTCGATTCTTTTCCGACCCGGATAGCCCCGAACTGGCGGTGCTGCTGTGGCAGCGCGCTCTCGACCCCGAGGTCGGCACCTGGTCGCTTCCCGGTGGGACCCTGCGCGACGACGAGAATCTCGCCGCGTCCGCGCGCCGTCAGCTCGCCGAGAAGGTCGATGTGCGCTCGGTTGCGCACCTCGAACAGCTGTCCATCTTCAGCGAACCCGACCGCGTACCGGGAGATCGGCGGATCGCGTCGACGTTCCTCGGCCTGGTGCCGATATCGGCCGAGCCGACACTCCCCTCGGACACCGCATGGCACCCGGTTTCCGCGCTGCCCGACATGTCGTTCGACCACGGAACCGTCGTCGCTCACGCCCGACACCGCTTGGTAGCGAAGCTGTCGTACACCAATATCGGCTTCGCACTGGCTCCGGTCGACTTCGCGATCTCGTCGCTGCGCGAAATCTACGGTGCGGCACTGGGGTATCAGGTGGATGCCACCAACCTGCAGCGGGTGCTGAGCCGTCGGGGCGTCATCGAACCCACCGGCCGTCGGGCACCGTCCGGCAAAGCCGGCGGCAGGCCGCCGGCTCTGTTTCGCTTTGCCGACAACAGCATTCGGGTCACCGACGAGTTCGCTGCGTTGCGTCCTCCGCAGGCGTGA
- a CDS encoding META domain-containing protein → MADARRALVALALGVSAVASGCADSYGEFPADKIYTSIDASDSYAPVDGTTIRLEFADDRISAEAGCNRLFGTVDTSQGRITTDSLGSTRMGCPQALMDQDAWLSAFLTSTPRWSRNDGTMTLDNGSERIVFAES, encoded by the coding sequence GTGGCTGACGCGCGGCGCGCGTTGGTCGCTCTCGCGTTGGGCGTGAGCGCGGTGGCCTCCGGGTGTGCCGACTCGTACGGCGAATTCCCGGCCGACAAGATCTACACGTCCATCGACGCTTCCGACTCCTATGCGCCGGTGGACGGAACCACGATCAGGCTCGAATTCGCCGACGACCGAATCTCGGCGGAGGCCGGGTGCAACAGATTGTTCGGCACGGTCGACACCTCGCAGGGCAGGATCACCACCGACTCTCTCGGTTCTACCCGTATGGGCTGCCCACAGGCATTGATGGATCAGGACGCGTGGCTCTCGGCATTCTTGACGTCCACGCCGCGGTGGTCTCGGAACGACGGCACCATGACCCTGGACAACGGAAGCGAACGGATCGTCTTCGCGGAGTCCTGA
- a CDS encoding RNA-binding S4 domain-containing protein: protein MEVQSARLDSWIWAVRLFKTRSAAAAACRGGHVRVNGTPAKPGLRIGPNDEVRLRVDGVEKIVVVVRAITKRVGAAVVPECLIDQSPPPPPKEVLASVPRRDRGAGRPTKRDRREIDRLRGLGL, encoded by the coding sequence ATGGAAGTACAGAGTGCCCGCCTCGACAGCTGGATCTGGGCGGTGCGGTTGTTCAAGACGCGGTCCGCGGCCGCCGCTGCCTGCCGCGGTGGGCACGTCCGCGTCAACGGAACCCCCGCCAAGCCTGGTCTGCGAATCGGCCCGAACGACGAGGTTCGGCTGCGGGTCGACGGAGTCGAGAAGATCGTCGTGGTCGTGCGGGCGATCACCAAGCGTGTCGGTGCAGCTGTCGTCCCCGAGTGCCTGATCGATCAGAGTCCGCCGCCGCCTCCGAAGGAAGTTCTGGCCTCCGTACCGCGTCGTGATCGAGGAGCAGGTAGACCGACCAAGCGCGATCGTCGTGAGATCGACCGACTGCGGGGCCTGGGTCTCTAG
- a CDS encoding LysR family transcriptional regulator, producing the protein MNIDVQTLRWYAAVAQQLHFARAAQSLGISRIRLSKTIVELEEQLGVDLFVPGVSPTELTEDGRALLERALVEIAEDDRRSELAQAAATQPTTFTIGYAEGVTLTKWTRIWADRFPDVTLSVTATTPETQVSALHDGTVDVSFVRPPLDREGLNAIGLYQEVQVVVVPKDHAVAAFDSVTASDLADEHLLADPATVPEWAAVATELEAGNRPALPPMNSTAETFEYVAAGLGVAIVPHSVARFNARKDLVYRPVTDIEHSQIALAWVAEHEDDRIEEFIGIVRGRSTRSSRGSADDAPVKKKKAHPSKPARPVAKTKTNARRSGKRR; encoded by the coding sequence GTGAACATCGACGTGCAGACACTGCGCTGGTACGCCGCAGTGGCGCAACAACTGCATTTCGCCCGCGCTGCTCAGTCGCTCGGAATATCGCGAATCCGCCTGAGCAAGACCATCGTGGAACTCGAGGAGCAACTCGGCGTCGACCTGTTCGTGCCGGGCGTCTCCCCCACCGAACTCACCGAGGACGGCCGCGCTCTGCTCGAGCGGGCTCTGGTGGAGATTGCCGAGGACGATCGGCGCTCGGAGCTCGCGCAGGCCGCCGCTACCCAGCCGACGACGTTCACCATCGGCTACGCCGAAGGTGTGACGCTGACGAAGTGGACGCGAATCTGGGCGGATCGGTTCCCGGACGTCACGCTGTCCGTAACGGCTACGACGCCGGAGACTCAGGTGTCGGCCCTGCACGACGGAACGGTCGACGTGAGCTTCGTACGACCGCCGTTGGATCGGGAGGGCCTCAATGCGATCGGCCTGTATCAGGAAGTCCAGGTTGTGGTGGTCCCGAAAGACCATGCCGTCGCAGCATTCGATTCTGTCACCGCGAGCGATCTCGCCGACGAGCATCTGCTGGCCGATCCCGCGACGGTGCCCGAATGGGCAGCTGTGGCAACGGAACTCGAAGCCGGCAACCGCCCTGCCCTGCCCCCGATGAATTCCACTGCCGAGACGTTCGAGTACGTGGCGGCCGGGCTGGGGGTGGCGATCGTGCCGCACTCGGTGGCCCGATTCAACGCTCGCAAAGATCTGGTCTACCGCCCGGTGACCGACATCGAGCACTCCCAGATTGCATTGGCGTGGGTCGCCGAACACGAGGACGACCGCATCGAGGAGTTCATCGGCATCGTTCGAGGACGGTCGACCCGAAGTTCACGAGGCTCGGCAGACGATGCGCCGGTCAAGAAGAAGAAGGCGCACCCCTCCAAGCCGGCCCGTCCGGTTGCGAAGACGAAAACGAACGCCCGCCGCAGCGGCAAGCGTCGCTGA
- the bsaP gene encoding biotin synthase auxiliary protein BsaP gives MTSETRYDPYTGRPVDAGAEVGADSLSVAVRLGLEPPRFCAECGRRMVVQIVPDGWSSVCSRHGLIDSAATGRR, from the coding sequence ATGACGAGTGAGACCCGCTACGACCCGTACACCGGTCGGCCTGTCGACGCCGGAGCCGAGGTGGGTGCGGATTCGTTGTCGGTCGCCGTCCGGCTCGGGTTGGAGCCGCCGCGGTTCTGCGCAGAATGCGGTCGCCGCATGGTGGTGCAGATAGTCCCCGACGGGTGGTCCTCGGTGTGCTCGCGGCACGGCCTGATCGACTCGGCAGCGACGGGCAGGCGCTAG
- the bioB gene encoding biotin synthase BioB, whose protein sequence is MDILRTARTQVLGDGIALERSQVLEVLQLGDDRLEEAMLLAHEVRMKWCGPEVEVEGIVSLKTGGCPEDCHFCSQSGLFASPVRAAWLDIPSLVEAAKQTAKTGATEFCIVAAVRGPDARLLAQVAAGIEAIRGEVDIDIACSLGMLEQDQVDQLAGMGVHRYNHNLETSRSYFPNVVTTHTWEERWNTLRMVREAGMEVCCGGILGMGETLEQRAEFAADLTALEPDEVPLNFLNPRPGTPFGDLDVLPASDALRAVAAFRLALPRTILRFAGGREITLGDLGAKQGILGGINAVIVGNYLTTLGRPAEQDLDLLGELQMPIKALNSTI, encoded by the coding sequence ATGGACATTTTGCGCACGGCGCGTACACAGGTGCTCGGCGACGGCATTGCACTCGAACGATCTCAGGTTCTCGAGGTCCTCCAGCTCGGCGACGACCGTCTCGAGGAGGCGATGCTGCTCGCGCACGAGGTACGGATGAAGTGGTGCGGCCCCGAGGTCGAGGTCGAGGGAATCGTCAGCCTCAAGACCGGTGGATGCCCCGAGGACTGCCACTTCTGTTCGCAATCGGGACTTTTCGCATCTCCGGTGCGCGCTGCCTGGCTCGACATCCCGTCTCTGGTCGAGGCGGCCAAGCAGACCGCGAAGACAGGGGCGACAGAATTCTGCATCGTCGCGGCGGTCCGCGGACCCGACGCCAGGCTGCTCGCCCAAGTCGCTGCGGGAATCGAAGCCATTCGAGGCGAGGTGGACATCGACATCGCGTGTTCGCTGGGCATGCTCGAGCAGGATCAGGTCGATCAGCTCGCAGGGATGGGTGTGCACCGCTACAACCACAACCTGGAGACCTCTCGCTCGTACTTTCCGAATGTCGTGACCACGCATACCTGGGAGGAACGGTGGAACACGCTTCGGATGGTGCGGGAGGCAGGCATGGAGGTGTGCTGCGGCGGCATCCTCGGGATGGGGGAGACACTCGAGCAGCGAGCCGAGTTCGCGGCCGATCTCACCGCACTCGAGCCCGACGAAGTGCCCTTGAACTTCCTCAATCCGAGACCGGGAACCCCGTTCGGAGACCTCGACGTGCTGCCGGCATCCGACGCTCTGCGCGCCGTCGCCGCGTTCCGTCTCGCGCTGCCGCGGACGATTCTGCGATTCGCGGGCGGGCGCGAGATCACTCTCGGTGATCTGGGTGCCAAGCAGGGAATTCTCGGCGGCATCAATGCCGTCATCGTCGGTAACTACCTGACGACGCTCGGTCGTCCGGCCGAGCAGGATCTCGATCTTCTCGGCGAGCTGCAGATGCCGATCAAAGCGCTCAACTCGACTATCTGA
- the nadA gene encoding quinolinate synthase NadA: MTSSATRVNILDSAFAGVRDIVDGAGGYGGVEATPEWAAEVRRLADLRGATLLAHNYQLPAIQDVADHVGDSLALSRMAAEVSEDTIVFCGVHFMAETAKILSPQKTILIPDQRAGCSLADSITADQLREWKADFPDAVVVSYVNTTAEIKALTDICCTSSNAVEVVQSIDPSRDILFLPDQFLGAHVKRVTGRENLHIWAGECHVHAGINGDELAEKSRTHPDAELYVHPECGCATSALYLAGEGFVPAEKVKILSTGGMLDAARTTASKQVLVATEIGMLHQLRMAAPDVDFLAVNDRASCGYMKMITPAALLRCLVEGRDEVHVDLETANIASKSVQRMIEIGTPGGGE; encoded by the coding sequence ATGACCAGCAGCGCTACCCGGGTGAACATCCTGGACTCGGCATTCGCCGGAGTTCGCGACATCGTCGACGGAGCAGGTGGCTACGGGGGAGTGGAGGCAACTCCGGAATGGGCGGCCGAAGTACGACGGCTCGCCGATCTGCGCGGCGCGACGCTGCTCGCGCACAACTACCAGCTGCCCGCGATTCAGGACGTCGCGGACCATGTCGGCGACTCCCTAGCGCTCTCGCGTATGGCGGCCGAGGTCTCCGAGGACACGATCGTGTTCTGCGGAGTTCATTTCATGGCCGAGACCGCCAAGATCCTGAGCCCGCAGAAAACGATCCTGATCCCGGACCAGCGCGCCGGCTGCTCGCTGGCCGATTCCATCACCGCAGACCAGCTCCGCGAATGGAAGGCAGATTTTCCCGACGCTGTCGTCGTCTCGTACGTCAACACCACCGCCGAGATCAAAGCACTGACCGATATCTGCTGCACATCGTCCAACGCTGTGGAGGTCGTGCAGTCCATCGACCCCAGCCGCGACATCCTGTTCCTGCCCGATCAGTTCCTCGGCGCACACGTCAAGCGCGTGACAGGACGCGAGAACCTGCACATCTGGGCCGGAGAATGCCACGTGCACGCCGGCATCAACGGCGACGAGTTGGCCGAGAAGTCTCGCACCCATCCCGATGCAGAGCTGTACGTGCACCCCGAATGCGGTTGCGCCACGTCGGCTCTCTACCTCGCCGGCGAAGGGTTCGTTCCGGCCGAGAAGGTCAAGATCCTCTCCACCGGCGGCATGCTCGACGCTGCCCGCACCACCGCGTCGAAGCAGGTTCTGGTCGCCACCGAGATCGGCATGCTGCACCAACTGCGCATGGCCGCACCCGACGTCGACTTCCTCGCTGTCAACGACCGTGCATCGTGCGGCTACATGAAGATGATCACCCCTGCCGCGCTGCTTCGTTGCCTTGTCGAAGGGCGAGACGAGGTACATGTCGACCTCGAAACTGCGAACATCGCCAGCAAGTCGGTGCAGCGGATGATCGAAATCGGTACCCCCGGCGGCGGAGAGTGA
- a CDS encoding DUF2567 domain-containing protein, with amino-acid sequence MSELLESPPRHSTRRVLAVVVAISVALSALGGMLWGLLAPAQQLLVVAQDRGAALTGESLHRFDAIAIFSLVSFALGLVLPVGWWLWKSERGPRLFVAIFVGALAGSIAAIVVGNAIAALRFPKATDPAVGSIVTVAPSIETPLVLIVQALTASLVVLLLAAMNPNDNLRHTDPEPEDVDAEPFPPPSFDSNRAD; translated from the coding sequence ATGTCGGAACTGCTCGAAAGTCCGCCGCGACACAGCACCCGCCGGGTTCTGGCGGTCGTGGTAGCGATATCGGTGGCGCTGTCCGCACTGGGCGGCATGCTGTGGGGCCTGTTGGCGCCTGCGCAGCAGTTGCTCGTGGTGGCGCAGGACCGCGGGGCGGCTCTGACCGGTGAAAGTCTGCACCGATTCGACGCCATCGCGATCTTCTCCCTCGTCTCGTTCGCGCTCGGTCTCGTCCTCCCGGTCGGTTGGTGGCTGTGGAAGTCGGAGCGGGGTCCACGCCTTTTCGTGGCAATCTTCGTGGGTGCGCTCGCCGGTTCGATCGCTGCGATCGTGGTCGGCAATGCTATTGCCGCCCTGCGATTTCCGAAGGCCACCGACCCTGCAGTGGGCTCGATCGTCACGGTGGCACCGAGCATCGAGACTCCACTGGTGCTGATCGTCCAGGCGCTGACGGCGTCGTTGGTCGTCCTGCTGTTGGCAGCAATGAACCCCAACGACAATCTGCGACATACCGATCCCGAACCCGAGGACGTGGACGCCGAGCCGTTCCCGCCGCCATCGTTCGATTCGAATCGGGCCGACTGA
- a CDS encoding L-aspartate oxidase: MNPSVAWETGADLVVVGGGIAGLTAARTAAARGLRVLTVSKGSSTDTATQYAQGGIAVVGAEFGDSIESHVADTCAAGAGLCDEDAVRSIVAGGRAAIASLEAAGAEFDRAADGSVARTREGGHSVRRIIHAGGDATGAEVQRTLDGAVPTVQFDTTALRVLTTEGEVVGLLVRGPDGLGIVHCPTVLLATGGLGQLYSCSTNPAGATADGIALALDAGARVADLEFVQFHPTVLFAAGTTGRRPLISEAVRGEGAHLVDVTGRAFMAGVHPLGDLAPRDVVSRAIAELLHDSGDDHVLLDARRVEHFHERFPTVTASCLEAGIDPATNLIPVAPAAHYSCGGVVTDTAGRTSVPGLLAAGEVARTGLHGANRLASNSLLEGLVVGERAAIVAAERVGRRVEVTDLALPTYRRIDRGVLQRTMTAEVGVVRDAVGLAAAQRVLAQGVVSEPPVDARAVEDAALTAAAEVIVLAANHRRESRGCHTRRDFPESAPAQRRSLHIERDPDGRLGIVNDDVMTGAS, translated from the coding sequence GTGAATCCGTCCGTCGCGTGGGAAACGGGAGCTGATCTGGTCGTCGTAGGCGGCGGTATCGCCGGACTCACTGCGGCTCGTACCGCTGCCGCCCGCGGCCTCAGGGTGCTGACCGTGAGCAAGGGCAGCTCCACCGACACCGCGACGCAGTATGCCCAGGGCGGAATCGCGGTCGTCGGAGCAGAATTCGGCGATTCGATCGAATCGCACGTGGCCGATACGTGTGCTGCCGGTGCCGGACTGTGCGACGAGGACGCCGTGCGCTCCATCGTTGCGGGCGGGCGTGCGGCGATCGCTTCGCTCGAAGCTGCGGGAGCAGAATTCGATCGTGCTGCCGACGGCTCCGTCGCACGCACCAGGGAAGGCGGCCACAGTGTGCGCCGCATCATCCATGCCGGGGGCGACGCCACCGGTGCGGAGGTGCAGCGCACGCTCGACGGTGCAGTGCCGACGGTGCAGTTCGACACGACCGCGTTGCGGGTGCTGACCACCGAGGGCGAGGTTGTCGGTCTGCTCGTCCGCGGGCCCGACGGCCTCGGAATCGTTCATTGCCCGACGGTTCTCCTGGCCACCGGCGGACTGGGACAGCTGTACTCGTGCAGCACCAATCCGGCCGGCGCGACGGCAGACGGCATCGCACTCGCCCTCGATGCAGGTGCCCGCGTGGCCGATCTCGAATTCGTGCAGTTCCATCCCACGGTGCTGTTCGCTGCCGGGACGACGGGACGCCGTCCGTTGATCAGCGAGGCGGTACGCGGCGAGGGTGCCCACCTCGTCGATGTCACAGGCCGCGCGTTCATGGCCGGAGTGCACCCGCTCGGTGATCTTGCCCCGCGCGACGTGGTGTCCCGGGCCATTGCCGAACTGCTGCACGACAGCGGCGACGACCACGTGCTGCTGGACGCCCGCCGCGTGGAGCACTTCCACGAGCGATTCCCGACCGTGACCGCCTCGTGCCTCGAGGCCGGCATCGATCCGGCGACCAACCTGATTCCGGTGGCACCCGCAGCGCACTATTCATGCGGAGGAGTGGTGACGGACACGGCTGGACGCACCTCGGTTCCGGGCCTGCTCGCCGCGGGTGAAGTGGCACGCACGGGCTTGCACGGCGCGAACAGGTTGGCGTCGAACAGTCTGCTCGAAGGTCTTGTCGTGGGTGAGCGTGCGGCAATTGTGGCTGCCGAACGGGTCGGCAGGAGAGTCGAGGTCACGGACCTCGCGCTACCCACCTATCGCCGCATCGACCGCGGCGTGCTGCAGCGCACGATGACTGCCGAGGTCGGTGTGGTTCGCGATGCGGTGGGACTCGCTGCGGCACAACGTGTCCTGGCTCAGGGTGTCGTATCGGAACCGCCGGTCGATGCACGTGCAGTCGAGGATGCTGCGTTGACGGCCGCGGCGGAGGTCATCGTCCTGGCCGCGAACCACCGCCGCGAAAGCAGAGGGTGCCACACCCGACGCGATTTCCCCGAGAGTGCGCCGGCGCAACGCCGAAGCCTGCACATCGAACGAGATCCCGACGGACGGCTGGGGATCGTGAACGACGACGTGATGACGGGAGCGAGCTGA
- a CDS encoding TetR/AcrR family transcriptional regulator C-terminal domain-containing protein codes for MQLNRQDVLDGAIAILDEYGLADLTMRRLATSLHVQPGALYWHFPNKQTLLGAIADHLLSSADAPPAEGAWDTQIEQIAHRLRDALLSRRDGAELVAATYASRMTTNRIRERIAAVCIRAGLPRRDAELTADTLLYYVLGQTVDEQSRLQMDSAGALTPEASPIFESPDPTSRFDFGLRLFVDGVRHSTTDRIRR; via the coding sequence GTGCAACTCAACAGGCAAGACGTCCTGGACGGCGCGATCGCCATTCTCGACGAGTACGGCCTTGCCGACCTGACCATGCGACGGCTTGCGACGTCCCTGCACGTGCAGCCCGGTGCGCTGTACTGGCACTTCCCCAACAAACAGACCCTGCTCGGCGCGATCGCCGACCATCTGCTGTCCAGCGCCGATGCACCACCGGCCGAGGGAGCGTGGGACACGCAGATCGAGCAGATCGCGCATCGGCTGCGCGACGCGCTTCTCTCCCGTCGAGACGGGGCCGAACTCGTCGCCGCGACCTACGCGTCGAGGATGACCACCAATCGAATTCGCGAACGCATTGCCGCCGTCTGCATTCGCGCGGGACTACCGCGACGCGACGCGGAACTGACCGCCGACACCCTGCTGTACTACGTTCTCGGCCAGACAGTGGACGAACAATCGCGTCTACAGATGGACTCCGCGGGAGCCCTCACCCCCGAGGCGTCCCCGATCTTCGAGAGTCCGGACCCGACCAGCAGATTCGATTTCGGATTGCGGCTCTTCGTCGACGGAGTACGCCACTCGACAACCGATCGGATCCGGCGCTAG
- a CDS encoding DUF222 domain-containing protein, with the protein MLSGDGGSGVDGIETVPPAPEVSDPELSVLVNRVESAVAELAGQGSVSWTNADRRAVIQRMETLTRSVTAYSYTWLNELIPQRGLDVYPGSVPCSVAWMLRITPRAAGARVRLAAELGDRTALSGEVLPPLLPHTAEALRAGLLDAKHVQMIREFFKHLSASVDLQTRDLAEQQLVGYASTRRPDDFAPLVAHLDSILNPDGDYDEDEDEDGKPKPRKRRDAFFYLGEQGADGMSEGNFCVDSELRAYLEALFSKAAKPGVNNPADPTSVVHDDGDGENGSDDEGDGSGSDDEGDGSGSDDEGDRSGGATAPKPEPAAHEAGASDAGSGDAGLWDETNNDSDDDCGIGVDCRCSTTHDGTAAPKDPAAPKDAADPDGITDTEGAPDTATRDAAAARDRRTQNERRHDALKMALRHTLASGNLGTHRGLPVTAIVTMSLKDLDAGCGYAMTGTGSRVSIRDAIRMASHAHHYLTIFDDHGRALYLGRSKRIASADQRIVLIARDRGCSFPSCTRPATWRQAHHLDDWTDGGPTDIDSLTFGCDMHHALVGTGPGKWATTKTTAAHRYPGRTLWHPPTGMDPKRRGLINHAHHPEEVLYPPDQHDDTGDEEPRQPA; encoded by the coding sequence ATGCTTTCGGGGGACGGCGGATCAGGGGTGGACGGCATCGAAACGGTGCCGCCCGCCCCTGAGGTGTCCGATCCCGAGTTGTCGGTGTTGGTGAACCGTGTCGAGTCCGCGGTCGCCGAGTTGGCCGGGCAGGGGTCGGTGTCGTGGACGAACGCCGACCGGCGTGCGGTGATCCAACGCATGGAAACACTCACCCGATCGGTGACGGCCTACTCGTACACCTGGCTCAACGAGCTGATCCCCCAGCGCGGCCTCGATGTGTATCCGGGGTCGGTGCCGTGCTCGGTGGCATGGATGCTGCGGATCACCCCACGCGCAGCAGGCGCGCGAGTTCGACTGGCTGCGGAGTTGGGAGATCGGACGGCATTGTCCGGTGAGGTTCTGCCTCCGTTGCTGCCGCATACCGCGGAAGCATTGCGGGCGGGGTTGCTCGATGCCAAGCATGTGCAGATGATCCGCGAATTCTTCAAGCACTTGTCTGCCAGTGTCGATCTGCAGACCCGCGATCTCGCAGAACAGCAGTTGGTGGGCTACGCCTCGACCAGACGCCCCGACGATTTCGCGCCGTTGGTGGCGCACCTGGACTCCATCCTCAACCCCGACGGCGACTACGACGAGGACGAGGACGAGGACGGTAAGCCCAAGCCCCGGAAGCGACGCGATGCGTTCTTCTATCTCGGTGAGCAGGGTGCCGACGGTATGTCGGAAGGCAACTTCTGCGTCGATTCCGAACTACGCGCCTACCTCGAGGCCCTGTTCTCCAAAGCCGCGAAACCCGGCGTGAACAATCCGGCCGACCCGACATCGGTCGTCCACGACGATGGAGATGGCGAGAACGGCAGCGACGACGAGGGCGACGGGAGCGGCAGCGACGACGAGGGCGACGGGAGCGGCAGCGACGACGAGGGCGACAGGAGCGGCGGAGCCACAGCGCCGAAGCCCGAGCCGGCCGCCCACGAAGCAGGTGCCAGCGATGCGGGGTCCGGCGATGCAGGCCTGTGGGATGAGACGAACAACGACAGTGACGACGATTGCGGCATTGGTGTCGACTGTCGTTGTAGCACAACGCACGACGGCACAGCGGCACCCAAGGACCCAGCGGCACCCAAGGACGCTGCTGACCCGGACGGCATAACCGATACCGAGGGCGCACCCGACACCGCTACGCGGGATGCTGCCGCCGCGCGGGATCGACGCACCCAGAACGAACGCCGTCACGACGCCCTGAAAATGGCACTACGGCACACACTCGCCTCCGGGAACCTCGGCACCCACCGCGGCCTCCCCGTCACCGCCATCGTCACCATGAGTTTGAAAGATCTCGACGCCGGTTGTGGTTACGCGATGACCGGCACCGGATCCCGCGTGTCCATCCGCGATGCGATCCGTATGGCCTCCCACGCCCACCACTACCTGACCATCTTCGACGACCACGGCCGAGCCCTGTACCTCGGTCGGTCCAAACGCATCGCCTCCGCCGACCAACGCATCGTGCTCATCGCCCGCGACCGCGGCTGCAGCTTCCCCTCCTGCACCCGCCCCGCGACCTGGCGCCAAGCCCACCACCTCGACGACTGGACAGACGGCGGACCCACCGACATCGACTCCCTGACCTTCGGCTGCGACATGCACCACGCCCTCGTCGGCACCGGACCAGGAAAATGGGCAACCACCAAAACCACAGCAGCACATCGATATCCGGGCCGCACCCTATGGCACCCACCCACAGGAATGGACCCCAAGCGCCGCGGGCTCATCAATCACGCACACCACCCCGAAGAAGTCCTGTACCCACCCGACCAGCACGACGACACAGGCGACGAGGAACCACGACAACCCGCATGA